From one uncultured Paludibacter sp. genomic stretch:
- a CDS encoding hypothetical protein (Evidence 5 : Unknown function) gives MNNQNKDIDLVLRRIFAVLLLGFALFVFKNMTNSNTAILKYRETAVKSIVQINHSATLAKIISSPNTTTVFTSYKYVIDYDIDVCKATSSIIKIHHLLKCREEQFSKIKPLISTFYSYFIRSALNSEDGISVS, from the coding sequence ATGAATAATCAAAACAAAGATATTGATTTGGTACTGAGAAGGATATTTGCTGTTCTTCTTTTAGGATTTGCGTTGTTTGTATTTAAAAACATGACCAACTCCAATACAGCTATTCTAAAATACAGAGAAACAGCTGTTAAAAGTATCGTACAAATCAATCATTCTGCAACTCTTGCAAAAATTATTTCCTCCCCTAACACAACTACTGTTTTCACTTCTTATAAATATGTTATTGACTACGATATAGATGTGTGTAAAGCAACATCTTCAATTATCAAAATACATCATTTATTGAAATGCCGTGAAGAGCAGTTTTCAAAGATCAAACCACTTATTTCCACCTTTTATTCCTATTTTATACGTTCTGCCTTAAATTCTGAAGACGGGATTTCGGTTTCATAA
- a CDS encoding hypothetical protein (Evidence 5 : Unknown function) encodes MNIYSFLKIKKYETNYLYIINTVIFKYFYVRMFKIRNRA; translated from the coding sequence TTGAATATCTATTCATTTTTAAAAATCAAAAAATATGAAACCAATTATTTATATATTATCAACACTGTTATTTTTAAGTATTTTTACGTTCGGATGTTCAAAATCCGCAACAGGGCATAA
- a CDS encoding exported hypothetical protein (Evidence 5 : Unknown function) → MKPIIYILSTLLFLSIFTFGCSKSATGHKQTVRIQSNVENSNQDLLSQSNLIIEKRLKVFGLNDFEVKNVENSIQITFNDSINLDEISPLLTSKGEVGFYETYDRDSLTKLLNNNDKLFSLLDIPLGKEISPAILGYAAEQNKAEIDKYIAAHYVSKPGNGIRFVWSETPDKNGKYALYLLKNKPTLTKSQILTSEIQDLESKNPDLMIQFSDSGSLVWRNLSKSSIGKPIAMVVDNQVVIAPNLMSEITSGKCQVTGRFSKEELSYLKSIINSDELPLEFTLMK, encoded by the coding sequence ATGAAACCAATTATTTATATATTATCAACACTGTTATTTTTAAGTATTTTTACGTTCGGATGTTCAAAATCCGCAACAGGGCATAAACAGACAGTCAGAATTCAAAGTAATGTAGAGAATTCAAATCAGGATTTACTTTCGCAATCGAATTTAATCATTGAAAAAAGATTAAAAGTCTTTGGATTGAACGATTTTGAGGTAAAAAATGTTGAAAATTCTATTCAAATCACGTTTAATGATTCAATAAATTTAGATGAAATCTCGCCTTTGCTTACTTCAAAAGGTGAAGTCGGTTTTTATGAAACGTATGATCGAGACAGCCTAACTAAGTTATTAAATAATAATGATAAACTGTTTTCTTTGCTTGATATTCCATTAGGAAAAGAAATTTCACCTGCAATTTTAGGTTATGCTGCTGAACAAAACAAAGCTGAAATTGATAAATACATTGCAGCACACTACGTTAGCAAACCGGGAAATGGAATCCGTTTCGTATGGAGCGAAACACCGGATAAAAATGGAAAATATGCCTTGTATTTATTGAAAAATAAACCGACACTGACTAAATCGCAAATTCTGACATCGGAAATCCAAGATTTGGAAAGTAAAAATCCTGATTTGATGATTCAGTTTTCAGATTCTGGCAGCTTGGTTTGGCGAAATCTTTCAAAAAGCAGTATAGGCAAACCTATTGCAATGGTTGTTGATAATCAAGTTGTTATTGCCCCGAATTTAATGTCGGAAATTACAAGCGGTAAATGCCAGGTAACAGGAAGGTTCTCTAAAGAAGAACTTTCTTATTTAAAATCCATCATCAACAGTGATGAATTGCCGTTGGAATTTACATTGATGAAATAA
- a CDS encoding Nucleoside recognition domain protein → MALNYIWIAFILIAFVVALVQMIFFGNMSIFNDILQSIFGSAKTGFEVSLGLTGILTFWMGILKIAEQGGMMKTLSRMVAPFFTKIYPEIPKDHPALSSIFLNMSANLLGLDNAATPMGLQAMQQMQELNPKKDTASNPMIMFLVLNTAGLILVPMTVMMYRAQFGAVNPADVFLPIIVATLCAWLTGLILVAAIQKINLFNRVVLSVLAVLVGFIIALVYFFSRLPQEKITQYSSFAAAFLILSIILIFVITAVRKKINVYNSFIEGAKEGFQVAVGIIPYLVAILVAIGMFRASGAMDLLVNGIRYLVALTGANTDFVDALPTAFMKPLSGSGARGMMIETMKTYGADSFVGRLSCLIQGSTDTTFYILAVYFGSVKITNTRYAVVAGLIADFVGIIAAILLGYLFFH, encoded by the coding sequence ATGGCTTTAAATTACATTTGGATAGCATTTATTCTCATTGCTTTTGTGGTGGCTTTGGTGCAGATGATTTTTTTCGGCAATATGAGTATTTTCAACGATATTCTCCAATCTATTTTTGGTTCGGCAAAAACCGGTTTTGAAGTTTCACTGGGACTTACAGGAATTCTTACTTTTTGGATGGGAATTTTGAAAATAGCTGAACAAGGCGGTATGATGAAAACTTTATCGCGAATGGTGGCACCGTTTTTTACTAAAATATATCCTGAAATTCCAAAAGATCATCCGGCATTAAGCAGCATTTTCCTCAATATGTCGGCAAATTTGCTTGGATTAGATAATGCAGCAACTCCTATGGGATTACAAGCTATGCAGCAAATGCAGGAATTGAATCCTAAAAAAGATACTGCTTCTAATCCGATGATTATGTTTCTGGTATTGAACACTGCCGGTTTAATTCTTGTGCCAATGACAGTAATGATGTATCGCGCACAATTTGGAGCGGTAAATCCCGCCGATGTTTTTCTTCCCATTATTGTTGCTACACTTTGCGCTTGGCTCACAGGATTGATTTTGGTTGCGGCAATTCAAAAAATAAATTTATTCAATCGTGTAGTTTTAAGCGTTTTAGCTGTTTTAGTAGGATTTATCATTGCTTTGGTCTATTTTTTCAGTCGTCTTCCGCAAGAAAAAATCACACAATATTCCAGTTTTGCTGCTGCATTTTTGATATTGTCTATCATTCTTATTTTTGTAATTACCGCCGTACGTAAAAAAATCAATGTATATAATTCTTTTATAGAAGGAGCCAAAGAAGGATTTCAGGTAGCCGTAGGAATTATTCCGTATTTAGTTGCCATTTTAGTTGCCATTGGAATGTTTCGTGCCTCGGGTGCAATGGATTTACTTGTAAACGGAATCCGTTATTTAGTGGCTCTGACCGGTGCAAATACCGACTTTGTTGACGCGCTTCCAACGGCTTTTATGAAACCGCTAAGCGGCAGCGGCGCACGTGGAATGATGATTGAAACAATGAAAACGTATGGTGCAGATTCTTTTGTGGGACGGCTTTCATGCTTAATTCAAGGATCGACCGATACCACTTTTTATATTTTGGCGGTTTATTTTGGTTCGGTAAAAATAACCAACACTCGTTATGCCGTTGTAGCCGGATTAATTGCAGATTTTGTAGGAATTATTGCGGCAATTTTACTTGGATATTTGTTTTTTCATTAA
- the ybeY gene encoding Endoribonuclease YbeY, translating to MINFISENIKLPDIEQNKISDWIKSIVTSYGMKXGNINYXFCTDDRILEVNKQYLQHDYYTDIITFDYTIKNKXSGDIFISLDTVKSNSEEQKTNYKEELLRIIIHGILHLXGQDDKNPTDKAEMTRKENLALEQFSNS from the coding sequence ATGATAAACTTTATTTCTGAAAACATAAAGTTACCTGATATTGAACAAAATAAAATCTCCGATTGGATAAAATCGATTGTAACGTCTTATGGAATGAAAANGGGCAATATCAATTATNTATTTTGTACCGATGATCGTATTCTGGAAGTGAACAAACAATATTTACAGCACGATTATTATACCGATATTATTACTTTTGATTATACCATAAAAAACAAAATNTCAGGCGATATTTTTATCAGTTTAGACACTGTAAAAAGTAATTCTGAAGAACAAAAAACAAATTATAAAGAAGAGTTATTGCGAATCATTATTCATGGAATTTTGCATCTTTGNGGTCAGGACGATAAAAACCCTACAGACAAGGCAGAAATGACAAGGAAAGAAAATCTTGCTTTAGAGCAATTTTCAAATAGTTAA
- a CDS encoding conserved exported hypothetical protein (Evidence 4 : Unknown function but conserved in other organisms) yields the protein MXSYIQKATFLSIFFWSLISGTAIAQENKEYLAEIGIQVGGNIYAGDVNTIARKSSFIDNTNNIQPDLGVFFRYKFNPRVALRLGYDFTSVKGDYVYANTSTDTYNVTLNNNKIGIVDFWGEYNFFDYENNKYKRYSKTYSPYIFAGIGYMMMPESKTETTKAVTLPFGFGVKVXLATRWNLNLQWTNHLLFSDNLEGLPEYDNPNPQTKANLLNNDLLSGLNIGLSFDFLEKPCDCKNGGYKASKAPKTRKPINNSKSKSK from the coding sequence ATGNATTCTTACATTCAAAAAGCAACGTTTTTGAGTATATTTTTTTGGAGTTTGATTAGTGGAACTGCTATTGCTCAAGAAAATAAAGAATATCTGGCAGAAATAGGAATACAAGTCGGAGGAAATATTTATGCAGGCGATGTAAACACCATCGCACGTAAAAGTAGTTTTATAGACAATACAAACAATATTCAACCTGATTTAGGTGTTTTTTTTCGTTACAAGTTTAACCCGCGAGTAGCATTAAGGTTGGGGTACGATTTTACATCGGTAAAAGGAGATTATGTTTACGCTAATACCTCCACTGATACATATAACGTAACACTTAATAACAACAAAATAGGAATTGTAGATTTTTGGGGAGAATATAATTTTTTTGATTACGAGAACAACAAATATAAACGTTACAGTAAAACATATTCCCCATACATTTTTGCAGGAATAGGTTATATGATGATGCCCGAGAGCAAAACAGAAACCACGAAAGCTGTAACACTGCCGTTTGGTTTTGGAGTAAAAGTTAANTTAGCNACACGTTGGAATTTAAACTTACAATGGACAAATCATTTGCTGTTTTCCGATAATTTGGAAGGACTGCCTGAATATGACAATCCAAATCCTCAAACTAAGGCTAATTTGTTGAATAACGATTTATTGTCGGGCTTAAATATTGGTTTAAGTTTCGATTTTTTGGAAAAACCGTGCGATTGTAAAAATGGCGGATATAAAGCCTCAAAAGCNCCCAAAACAAGAAAACCGATAAATAACTCAAAAAGCAAATCGAAATAA
- the ispU gene encoding undecaprenyl pyrophosphate synthase (Evidence 2a : Function from experimental evidences in other organisms; PubMedId : 10217761, 12756244, 9882662; Product type e : enzyme): MTSIKEKIDLNRLPKHIAIIMDGNRRWAKERGEDAIVGHQHGVISVRKTTEAAAEIGIKYLTLYTFSTENWNRSQDEVDFLMELLVDTIEKETPDLNKNNIRILTIGNLNGLPEKTRDKFKRCMEVTSKNTRLNLVIALNYSSRWEITNAAKSIAIDVANNALXTEKIDENTISRYLTTNNIPDPELLIRTSGEIRLSNFLLWQLAYTELCFPDVYWPDFREENLYEAIYEYQKRDRRFGK; this comes from the coding sequence ATGACTTCCATTAAAGAGAAGATTGATTTAAACCGGCTGCCAAAACATATTGCTATAATTATGGATGGCAACAGGCGTTGGGCAAAAGAACGAGGTGAAGACGCCATTGTTGGTCATCAACATGGAGTTATTTCTGTGAGAAAAACCACCGAAGCTGCTGCTGAAATTGGAATAAAATATCTTACTCTCTATACCTTTTCTACCGAAAATTGGAATCGTTCACAAGACGAAGTAGATTTTTTAATGGAACTCTTGGTGGATACTATTGAAAAAGAAACACCCGATTTGAATAAAAATAACATTCGCATTCTCACTATCGGTAATTTAAACGGACTTCCTGAAAAAACAAGAGACAAATTTAAACGTTGTATGGAAGTTACCTCAAAAAATACGCGACTGAATTTAGTTATAGCGCTCAATTATTCATCACGATGGGAAATAACCAATGCNGCAAAAAGCATAGCTATAGATGTAGCAAACAATGCGTTGNAAACAGAAAAGATTGATGAAAACACAATATCAAGATACTTAACTACCAACAATATTCCGGATCCCGAATTACTTATACGCACTAGTGGGGAAATACGTTTAAGTAATTTTTTATTATGGCAACTTGCATATACCGAACTTTGTTTCCCCGATGTTTATTGGCCTGATTTCAGGGAAGAAAACCTTTATGAAGCCATTTACGAATATCAAAAACGCGACCGTCGTTTTGGTAAATAA
- a CDS encoding Outer membrane protein assembly complex, YaeT protein: protein MRYNKSFILFTLLVLSQIISAQTTSKTDTIYNFEIDYSTPKQYTIAGIDVVGAENYEDFVLIGFSGLEVGKTITIPGDEITSAVKKFWQQSLFSEIKIYPSKAIDDKIWLIIDLKPRPKVSEINYTGVKKSEKEDIDKQIGILKDKQITPNMSDRAKILIKRYLDEKGFANAEIKVLQRDDPAKKGYVIVDVDIDKKLKTKVHKIHVTGNENLSFNKINAAMKXTNDGNIRNXFRTKKFVRDLYEKDKVAVIEKYNEIGYRDAYIVSDSVTPYDNKSVDVHLTINEGKKYYFRNITWVGNTIYPHEYLTSILNIKKGDVYNHKLLMERLETDENDAVAKLYRDRGYLFFHINPVETAIEGDSIDFEIQMYEGKPATINEVIISGNDRVYEXVIRRELRTKPGQLYSQDDFIRSLRELSQMGHFDQEQLMKDAQAGGIIPDQENGTVDLNYKVTTKSSDQVQLSAGWGAAGLVGSLGFTFTXFAIQNLFNKDMXRIVPQGEGQTFSIXAQTNGKYYTSASLSFLEPWLGGKRPNSLSVSLFYTSTSDMSDRYYNSLSSSYYNYYNSYSSYNNYGSSSYYSDYGSEVDKTKYMRTFGINVAYGKRLNWPDDYFSLSTGLSYQRYMLSNWSRVEVGLPFSTGVSNDFNLNLTLMRSSIDNPLFTRKGSTFSLGLEITPPYSLLNGKDYSTISDTEKYXXLEYXKWKXXAKNFISLIPXINKTPVLMTRAEFAYIGHYNKNARTPFGTYMVGGXGMSGYSGYTREYISXRGXQTGGLTSYYNPSYLYSKFTMELRVPISLEQNATIWGLGFLEAGNAYNTIKEXNPFDLKRSAGVGVRIVLPMFGLMGIDWGYGFDRQIDETSATKHHGSEFHFVLGKEL from the coding sequence ATGCGATACAACAAATCATTTATCCTTTTTACGTTGCTCGTTTTAAGCCAAATCATCTCAGCTCAAACTACAAGTAAAACAGATACCATTTACAATTTTGAAATAGATTATTCCACTCCAAAACAATATACCATTGCGGGNATTGATGTAGTTGGCGCCGAAAATTATGAAGATTTCGTGCTGATTGGATTCTCAGGGCTGGAAGTAGGTAAAACAATTACCATTCCCGGCGATGAAATTACAAGCGCTGTGAAAAAGTTTTGGCAGCAATCTTTGTTTTCCGAAATAAAAATTTATCCATCCAAAGCCATTGATGATAAAATTTGGTTGATAATTGACTTAAAGCCACGACCAAAAGTTTCAGAAATAAATTATACCGGAGTTAAAAAATCGGAAAAAGAAGACATCGATAAACAAATTGGGATATTAAAAGACAAGCAAATTACTCCAAACATGTCGGACAGGGCAAAAATACTCATAAAACGATATTTAGATGAAAAAGGATTTGCCAATGCCGAAATAAAAGTTTTACAACGCGACGACCCTGCAAAAAAAGGTTATGTTATTGTAGATGTGGATATTGACAAAAAACTTAAAACCAAAGTACATAAAATCCACGTTACGGGAAACGAAAATTTATCTTTCAATAAAATAAATGCGGCAATGAAAAANACAAACGATGGAAACATACGTAATATNTTCCGCACTAAAAAATTTGTTCGCGATTTATACGAAAAAGACAAAGTAGCTGTAATAGAGAAATACAACGAAATAGGTTACAGAGATGCTTATATCGTTTCAGACAGTGTAACCCCTTACGATAATAAATCGGTAGATGTTCATCTTACAATAAACGAAGGAAAAAAATACTATTTCCGCAATATAACCTGGGTGGGAAATACTATTTATCCTCACGAATACTTAACGTCCATATTGAATATCAAAAAAGGCGACGTGTACAATCATAAACTGTTGATGGAAAGATTGGAAACAGACGAAAACGACGCTGTTGCCAAACTCTATAGAGATCGCGGTTATTTATTTTTCCACATAAATCCTGTAGAAACCGCCATTGAAGGAGATTCTATTGATTTTGAAATACAAATGTACGAAGGGAAACCCGCCACTATAAATGAAGTTATTATTTCCGGTAACGACCGCGTATATGAAAANGTGATTCGTCGTGAGTTGAGAACCAAGCCGGGACAACTTTACAGTCAAGACGATTTTATACGTTCACTCCGAGAACTNTCTCAAATGGGNCATTTTGATCAGGAACAGTTAATGAAAGATGCGCAAGCCGGAGGAATTATACCCGATCAGGAAAACGGAACTGTCGATTTGAATTACAAAGTAACCACCAAGAGCAGTGATCAGGTGCAACTATCTGCAGGTTGGGGAGCAGCAGGTTTGGTGGGAAGTTTAGGATTTACATTTACCAANTTTGCCATACAGAATTTGTTTAACAAGGATATGTANCGTATAGTTCCTCAAGGAGAAGGGCAAACATTTTCTATTAANGCACAAACCAATGGTAAATATTATACTTCGGCAAGTTTGTCGTTTTTAGAACCNTGGCTTGGAGGAAAACGCCCGAATTCTCTTTCCGTATCACTATTTTATACAAGTACTTCCGATATGAGCGACCGTTATTATAACTCTTTAAGCTCTTCATATTACAATTATTATAATAGTTATAGTAGTTATAATAATTATGGAAGTTCTTCTTATTATTCTGATTATGGCTCAGAAGTAGATAAGACCAAATATATGCGTACTTTTGGTATTAATGTAGCTTATGGTAAACGCTTGAACTGGCCCGACGACTATTTTTCTCTTTCAACCGGATTATCTTATCAGCGATATATGTTAAGCAACTGGAGCAGAGTTGAAGTGGGATTACCTTTTTCAACCGGAGTTTCAAATGATTTCAACTTAAATTTAACATTAATGCGGAGTTCTATCGATAATCCTCTATTTACACGCAAAGGTTCGACTTTTTCATTAGGTCTGGAAATAACTCCACCCTATTCCTTATTAAACGGCAAGGATTATTCTACCATTTCAGACACGGAAAAATACAANTTNCTTGAATATCANAAATGGAAATTNAGNGCNAAAAACTTTATTTCTTTAATACCANCTATAAATAAAACTCCCGTATTGATGACCAGAGCAGAATTTGCGTACATAGGACATTATAACAAAAATGCAAGGACACCGTTTGGNACNTATATGGTTGGNGGNGANGGAATGTCAGGATATTCAGGTTATACNAGAGAATATATCTCNTTNCGNGGTTANCAAACCGGCGGNTTAACTTCNTATTACAATCCAAGTTATTTATACAGTAAATTTACAATGGAACTCCGAGTTCCTATTTCATTGGAACAAAATGCTACCATTTGGGGATTAGGATTTTTAGAAGCCGGAAATGCCTACAACACAATAAAAGAATANAATCCTTTTGACTTAAAACGTTCTGCAGGTGTTGGCGTTAGAATAGTATTGCCAATGTTTGGATTAATGGGAATTGACTGGGGTTATGGATTTGACAGACAAATAGATGAAACATCTGCAACGAAACATCACGGAAGTGAGTTCCATTTTGTACTCGGAAAAGAACTTTAA
- a CDS encoding Outer membrane chaperone Skp (OmpH), with protein MKKIFLALCLLTSVSFAAQAQKFATVDMSYIMKNIPAYESANEQLNQVSKKWQQEVDAATKEVQEMYKNYQTELVFMTEDAKVKREDEIVAKEKAAQELKRKYFGPEGELFKKRQSLMKPIQDEVYNAVQDICNSRDLQXVFDKSSSMNAIFVSPKLDISDEVLKKLGYSK; from the coding sequence ATGAAAAAAATATTTTTAGCTTTATGCTTACTCACAAGCGTTAGCTTTGCAGCACAAGCGCAAAAATTTGCAACAGTGGATATGAGTTACATTATGAAAAACATCCCTGCTTACGAAAGCGCTAACGAACAACTGAACCAAGTTTCAAAAAAATGGCAGCAAGAGGTAGATGCAGCCACAAAAGAAGTACAGGAAATGTACAAAAACTACCAAACAGAGCTTGTCTTTATGACCGAAGATGCGAAAGTAAAACGCGAAGATGAAATTGTAGCAAAAGAAAAAGCCGCTCAAGAACTGAAACGTAAATATTTTGGACCTGAGGGAGAGTTATTCAAAAAACGCCAAAGCTTGATGAAACCAATTCAGGACGAAGTTTATAATGCAGTGCAAGATATTTGCAACAGCCGTGATTTACAGTTNGTTTTTGATAAAAGTTCTTCAATGAATGCTATTTTTGTTTCTCCAAAATTAGACATTAGTGATGAAGTTTTGAAAAAATTGGGTTATTCAAAATAA
- a CDS encoding Outer membrane chaperone Skp (OmpH), whose protein sequence is MIKKFALFLIALLPVGLMAQEVKLGHVNSQEILSIMPERVEIEKQLNQTQTDWENELLKMREEYNGKVKKFVDEQATMSETIKQARQTEIADIEQRITTLNQTAQNDLVKKQQELTAPMIEKVKKAIDAVGAEGGYTYIFDVVSQAIVYQSPKANDVTPLVKKKLGLTGTTTTKPATTTPSK, encoded by the coding sequence ATGATTAAGAAATTTGCTTTATTCTTGATTGCCTTGTTACCTGTGGGATTGATGGCGCAAGAAGTAAAATTAGGACACGTTAATTCTCAAGAAATCCTTTCAATTATGCCTGAAAGAGTTGAAATTGAAAAACAATTAAACCAAACTCAGACTGATTGGGAAAATGAATTATTAAAAATGCGTGAAGAATATAATGGTAAAGTAAAAAAGTTTGTGGATGAACAAGCAACAATGTCTGAAACCATTAAACAAGCACGTCAAACAGAAATAGCAGACATAGAGCAAAGAATCACTACTCTCAATCAAACGGCACAAAATGACTTAGTTAAAAAACAACAAGAATTAACCGCTCCTATGATTGAAAAAGTGAAAAAAGCCATTGATGCAGTCGGCGCAGAAGGAGGTTATACATACATATTCGATGTTGTATCACAAGCTATTGTTTATCAATCGCCAAAAGCAAATGATGTAACTCCGCTTGTTAAGAAAAAATTAGGGTTAACAGGAACTACCACAACAAAACCTGCAACAACAACTCCAAGCAAATAA
- a CDS encoding Lytic transglycosylase catalytic, producing the protein MKFKQYILLFPLSIFSFTQINAQKPLINKTTQIIQQDSIDNDEDDEEEPDTSIVIPDDFDSSLDYLLYSWAVDKNAPSVCQERPNPETTEAEYRSRLKKLPHIIEMPYNSAVKSFIEIYTMQRRPQVESMLGLSKYYFPIFEDALEAAKLPLELKFLPIIESALSPTAVSRAGAAGLWQFMISTGRLYDMEINSLVDERFDPIKSTKAAVIYLKELYSIYGDWNXTIAAYNCGPGNVNKAIRRAGGKRDFWEIYPYLPSETRAYVPIFIAANYTMTYFDEHYLCPKKVRLPSMTDTIIVXSRIYFEQIASVLKMPVEELRLLNPQYXRDIVPGDIKPYSICLPMNYANQFIDKREEIIAYKSDIFNSRRDETTLASNTSSSYERSSAKTSRSGFXYHTVXRGETLGGIAKKYHVTVAQLKRWNNMGKKSKILKGQRLKIRKR; encoded by the coding sequence ATGAAATTTAAACAATATATACTTTTATTCCCCCTTAGCATTTTTTCTTTTACTCAAATAAATGCTCAAAAACCTCTTATAAATAAAACCACACAGATTATACAACAGGACAGTATTGATAATGACGAAGATGACGAAGAAGAGCCGGACACAAGTATTGTTATTCCCGATGATTTTGACAGTTCGTTAGATTATCTTTTATATTCCTGGGCTGTAGATAAAAATGCTCCTTCTGTATGCCAGGAAAGACCTAATCCGGAAACTACTGAAGCAGAATACCGGAGCAGACTAAAAAAACTTCCCCATATTATAGAAATGCCCTATAATTCTGCGGTAAAATCTTTTATAGAAATTTACACTATGCAAAGAAGACCTCAAGTAGAATCTATGTTGGGGTTAAGCAAATATTATTTCCCTATTTTTGAGGATGCCTTGGAAGCTGCAAAACTTCCGTTGGAATTAAAGTTTTTACCTATCATTGAATCTGCTTTAAGTCCAACAGCGGTTTCGCGTGCAGGCGCAGCCGGATTATGGCAATTTATGATTTCCACAGGCAGATTGTACGATATGGAAATAAACTCGTTGGTAGACGAACGATTCGACCCTATAAAATCTACCAAAGCGGCTGTTATTTATCTAAAAGAATTATATTCTATTTATGGAGATTGGAATTTNACCATTGCAGCATATAATTGCGGACCGGGAAATGTAAATAAAGCTATTCGACGTGCAGGAGGAAAACGTGATTTTTGGGAAATATATCCGTATCTTCCAAGTGAAACCAGAGCTTATGTTCCTATTTTTATTGCTGCTAATTATACAATGACGTATTTTGATGAACATTATCTTTGTCCTAAAAAAGTACGTCTTCCTTCTATGACAGATACCATAATTGTTCANAGCCGTATTTACTTTGAACAGATTGCTTCTGTACTGAAAATGCCTGTAGAAGAACTTCGNTTATTAAATCCNCAATATAANAGAGATATTGTTCCCGGNGATATTAAGCCCTATTCTATATGTTTGCCTATGAATTATGCAAATCAGTTTATAGACAAAAGGGAAGAAATAATTGCATATAAATCCGATATTTTTAATTCAAGACGNGATGAAACAACGTTAGCATCTAATACATCCTCAAGTTATGAACGATCATCGGCAAAAACAAGTAGAAGTGGATTTANGTACCATACGGTGAANAGAGGTGAAACATTGGGAGGAATTGCAAAAAAATATCACGTAACCGTAGCTCAATTAAAGAGATGGAATAATATGGGTAAAAAATCAAAAATATTAAAAGGTCAGCGTTTGAAAATAAGAAAAAGATAA
- a CDS encoding conserved membrane hypothetical protein (Evidence 4 : Unknown function but conserved in other organisms), which translates to MKKIFIILFTFFFVFLSAFAEEINDSLRIYPDSIVNLETNKVTLSSXXDTIKIDTIKEAKFKPDPVRAIWMGAIIPGFGQIVNRKYWKLPIVYGGFMGFAYAISWNSSHYNSYKNAYRDISXNDPTTNSFLNILPEGVTIETLGGEERYKQILNSRQDVFHRYRDLSIILSIGYYGLVLLDAYVDAHLYDFDISPDLVLNVTPVCIQYERNSHTAYGLQCSIRF; encoded by the coding sequence TTGAAGAAAATATTCATTATATTATTCACATTCTTCTTTGTTTTTCTTTCAGCATTTGCAGAAGAAATCAACGATTCTTTACGTATTTATCCCGATTCTATTGTGAATTTGGAAACAAATAAAGTTACTTTAAGCAGTNANATNGACACAATAAAAATTGATACAATTAAAGAAGCAAAATTTAAACCTGACCCTGTTAGAGCTATTTGGATGGGAGCTATTATTCCCGGTTTTGGACAAATTGTAAATAGAAAATACTGGAAACTGCCCATTGTTTACGGAGGATTTATGGGTTTTGCTTACGCAATTTCTTGGAACAGCAGTCATTATAATTCCTATAAAAATGCATATAGAGATATTAGCGANAACGACCCAACAACAAATAGTTTTCTTAACATATTACCCGAAGGAGTTACTATAGAAACTCTTGGAGGAGAAGAAAGATATAAACAAATATTAAATAGCCGTCAAGATGTGTTTCATCGTTACCGAGATTTAAGTATTATCTTGTCAATAGGGTATTATGGTTTGGTTTTGCTTGATGCTTATGTAGATGCACATTTGTATGATTTTGATATTTCACCCGATTTGGTGTTAAATGTAACTCCGGTTTGTATTCAGTATGAACGTAATTCACACACTGCTTACGGTTTGCAATGTAGCATACGTTTTTAA